The Sphingopyxis fribergensis DNA segment AGCGCGCCAAGGTCGCCGGAATGACCGACAAGGAGCAGCGCGACCTGCCGCCCCTCAAGAGTTCCGTCGGCCGCGACCGAGGCGAGCGCATCGACAAGCAGAGCCATGCCCTTGCGCGGATCGGTCAGTTCCTGCGCGCCAAAGAGAAGGTAAATCCCGCCGGTTGAAAGGCCTAACGCCGCGCGCGCCGCCGCGCGATCGAGCAGCCCAAGCCGGGCAGGATCAACTCCGATCAAAATCCTGCGAAACGTCGAGTTTGCGAAAGGCGCCGCGCCTTCGGCATCCTTCGCCAACTGGGCTGACGGCACCACCACAATATGGTCGAGCGTGCGCGTCGCGGCGACCTTTTGCGCCAGCGTGCGCGCCGACGCGTCGCGGCCAATACGCGCGGGCAACGCGGGACAAGAGCCGCAGCCGTCACGATAGCGTAGGCAGCCCCAGGAATAATGGCATCCGCCGGTCAAAAGGCCCATGTCGACCGGGTGGAAGGCGACGCGCGCGCCGGTCAGCGTTTGGAGTACCGCGACATCGTCGAAATCCAGAAAGTCGGAAATATAGTGGACGACAATCAGATCGGGCCGCACCCCTGCCGCAATAGCCGCCAGCCGGCGGCGCGAGAGACTATGTATTCGCTGGTCACGGAAGACATAGCGGCGCCGACTTGCAATGCGGTACCATGCGCGGCCTGCGAAGCGTCGTAGCGCCGCCCATCCAAGACCGCCCACCGCCTGCACGTCCGTCGCCCCGCTCCGCGATTCCCAGACGAGCATGTGCGAAGCCACCCCACGCTCCCGCATGGCCAGATGCAGCCGCAACGCCGCGGTGCCGGCACCGCCATAGTCGACCGCCGCCAAGTGCAGCACGCGCGATCCCGGCGCAACCATCGCGGGCGTGTCGTTCAAACCATTTCCTCGACCCGTTGCAGGATCGCGCGGCCATATTCGGTCTTCGATAGGGCCTCGCCCTTGGCGCGGGCGGTCTCGACACTGATCCAGCCCTGCATCAACGCAATTTCCTCCAGGCACGCGATCTGGATGCCCTGTCGATGCTGCATCGTGCGAACGAACTCACCCGCTTCCATCAGACTGTCATGCGTGCCGGTGTCGAGCCAGGCATAGCCGCGCCCCATCTGCTCGACGAACAATTCGTCGCGGTCGATGTAACACTGGATCAGGTCGGTTATTTCAAGCTCGCCGCGCGCCGACGGCTTCAGCCCCTCCGCGAAACCTACCACCCGATTGTCGAAGAAATAGAGCCCGGTCACGGCCAGATGCGACTTGGGCTGCGCCGGCTTCTCCTCCAGGCTGACGGCCCGCCCGCGCGCGTCGAGTTCGATCACGCCATAACGTTCGGGGTCGGCGACTCGATAGCTAAACACGGTCGCCCCGCTTTCGCGGCCGGCCGCCGAACGAAGCAACTGAATCAACTGCGCGCCGAAAAAGATGTTGTCACCAAGGACCAGCGCTGCCGGGCTATCGCCGATAAACTCGCGCCCGAGCGTGAAGGCCTGCGCCAATCCTTCGGGGCGCGGCTGTTCGATATAGGAAATCTCGATCCCGAATTCGGAGCCTTCGCCGAGCAACCGCTGATAATTTCCCAGATATTCGGGCGAGGAAACGAGCAATATCTCGCGGATCCCGGCAAGCATCAGCACCGAGAGCGGATAATAGATCATCGGCTTGTCATATACGGGCAGCAGTTGCTTGTTGATCGCGAGCGTCGCCGGATAGAGGCGCGTGCCCGACCCGCCTGCCAAGATGATACCTTTCATGCCGTCCTCTCGAAAATGAAGCAAAGATGGATCGTCGCCTGCGACGCCGATCAATTCGCAACCCCACGCCGGGCCACGGCGTCGCGTTCGCGGATCAGCGTCTGCCACCAATCCTCGTTTGCCAGATACCAGTCAACCGTGGCGGCAAGACCGGTTTCGAATGTTTCGCGCGGTTCCCAGCCCAACTCGCTGCGGATCCGCGAAGCGTCGATCGCATAGCGTTTGTCGTGCCCCGGCCTGTCCGCGACGAAGCTGATCTGTTCGGCATAGCTCCGCCCGTCCGCCCGCGGACGCTGCGCGTCGAGCAGCGCACACAATGCGCGAACGACTTCGACATTCTGCTTTTCGTTGCCGCCGCCGACATTGTACGTCCGGCCGGGGACCCCACGTTCGAACACGCACTGCAGGGCGCGGACATGATCGTCGACATAAAGCCAGTCGCGCACCTGATCGCCCTTGCCATAGACGGGCAGCGGACGGCCCGCGAGAGCTTGCGCGATCATCAGCGGAATCAGCTTCTCGGGGAAATGGTAAGGGCCGTAATTGTTCGAGCAATTGGTGATCAGCACCGGCAGGCCGAAAGTGTGGCCCCAGGCACTGACCAGATGGTCAGACCCCGCCTTCGACGCCGAATAGGGCGAGCGTGGATCATAGGGCGTCTCTTCGCTGAACAGACCATCGGCGCCAAGCGAGCCGTAAACTTCGTCGGTGGAAATATGATGGAAACGGAACCGCGCGCGTGCTTCCTCCGGCAGGCCCTCATAATAGGTACGTGCCTCGGACAGCAGTACAAATGTGCCCACGAGGTTCGTCTGGATAAAGGCCCCCGGGCCGTCGATCGAACGGTCGACGTGGCTTTCGGCGGCAAGGTGCGTGATGATGTCGGGCTGAAAGGACGCGATCGCTGCGCGTACCGCATTGGCATCGCAAATATCGCCCTGAACAAAGCGGTATCGCGGGCTGTCCGCGACCGACGCGACCGTCGAGGGATTGCCGGCATAGGTCAGCTTGTCAAAATTCAGGACCTCGTAGTTCCCCTCCGCCACCAGATGGCGGACGAGCGCCGAACCGATAAAGCCCGCCCCGCCGGTCACGAAAATACGCATGTCTTGCTCGTTCCTTCTCGTTCGCGCCTGCAATCAAAGCAGCCTGACGAAATCTTCCCATTGGCGCGACTTGCTGTACCGGTCGGCAATCATGGCCGCGCCCGCATCCGCTATACTGCGGCGCCGATCCTCGTCCTCGAGCAGGCGGTCCAATTGGACCAGCATATCGTCGACATCGCGGTAACTGCTCATCGTGACGCCCTCCTCCATCCCCGGCGGATAGGTTCCGGCATCGGACAACATCAGCGCGCCGCAGCCGAGTGCTTCCCAGCAACGCATATTGCCCCTGTCATTGCCCGACATGTCGATCGCGCCGTTGAGAACGATCTTTGCGCCGCCAAAGGCGGCATAAAGCCCGCGCCCGAACACGGGCGGCTGCGCAACTTTCGCCACCGGCCGCGGCAGGCGATGTCCCCGAAGCGGTGGCAGCAGACCGAGCGGCGTACCCGCCAGCCGCGTCATTCGCGACTGCTGCAAATGAATTCGCACGCTGCGGCGGTCCTGCAGCTTCGCCAGTGCCTCGATAACCTGCGCGCGGTTGCGGTGATGGCGGCTGTATGTCCCGACGAAGACGATATCGACGGGACGTTCAGCCTGCCGGTAATCGGTCATCACCGGGTCGAACGCAGGATAGAACCAGGCGGCATTCCACCCGCTTTCCCGATAGGATTGCAGGATCGATTCAAAATTGCAGACGATGAGGTCATAGGCACCAAAATCGGCGCCAGGGCTCGGCGCAGCGCGCCAGGCAATCGCCTTTTTCACACTCCCCGGCAGCTTGCGAACAAAATCGCTGCCGAACCGTAGCGGGTCCATGTTGTAGAAAATGTCGGCGCCCGAAGCCTCGATCTGCGCCAGCAATATGGCTTCCGGCGTAGCGTCCTTTCCCAATCCCTGCGCATCCGCCCAGGTGCGTTGCGATCGCGCGTCGCCGCCGACTGCAAAGCTGCCGCCGGTGCCGTCGAGCACCGGTTGCAGCATATGAAGCGCGACAAAGCGGTCATCGAGAAGTTCTTGCAGGACAGTGCGATAATCCGCCGAACGCGCGCGCGCATGCACCCCGTCCATATAGGTGGGGTAGATGTCGAAATTCTGGAAGACCGCAGTCATGGAGGGAATTAGCCGCGGAAAAGAAAGAGAATGTTGAGGAGAATCATCTGACCCGGACCCCACGGACATTGCCAGCAGATTGCGCCTTGAGGCGCGCCGGCGCAGTTATTTTTCCGTATTCTTCGGTCGAGCGATAGAGATAGAGCAACAATGCAGCCATGCCGCCACCGCCAGTCAGAATGGCCGTGAACAGCGACGCGTCGGCGAGCGAAACCACAAATGGCATCAAAACGGCGCATGCGATGCGGCGATCAATCTCACCGATAAGCCGCGAGGATATCCAAAGCCAGAGACCCGCCAGAAACAGGATCAACGGCACACCGAGGGTACCAAAGCCCGCAATGCCATCCGCCGCAATGAAATTCGCATTATAATTGTTGATTTCGGCGACCGCCGCGGTCGGCGTGACGTAACGGCCAATGACCTGCCCGACCGATTCCATTCCATAGGGATATTCCGAGAACGGTCGACCGACGAGCGAATGCGACAGATAGGTGACCGGATAATTCAGGAAAAAGTCGCTGTAGACACCGACGAGAACGCCCGGGAGCGCCAGAATCCGCATGTAGACCAGATCGGAAATATTGCTGAACACTCCTGTGCCAGCTCGGTAGACCGATACGATGGGGCCAAGCACGGCGAAGAACAGAACAGCCGCATAGATGCGCCCGAACATGACCCGGCCGTTGCGAAAGACAAAGAAGACCCCGATCGTGAGCAGCGTCGATCCCAGCACGACCTTACCGGCGAGGGTCGAATAAATCAGCAACTGGCCAATGAGGCCGGCGGCGATCAGGACGGGCTGGCGGCGCGTGATGCCGGCAACCAGCAGAAAGGGATTGACCGCGCCGCTGAGCGTACCCATCACATAACCCATGAGCGCACCGCCAAGGGTGGTCGCGGCCGCACGCTGCTCATAAACCTGCTCAAGACCCACAATGTTGAGCGTCTCGCCAAAAATCACAAAGATCCCGACATTCCCGACCGCCCACACGCCCAGAACGCCGGCCCAGAACGTGCGCGGCGCCAGTCGCAATTTCGCAAACGGCTTCCCATCGCTCAGCAGAAGGATGAATGCCGCCGCCGAAGACCATATGACGGCCAAAAGAAAGATCAGGTCGCCCATGGGCAAAATGCCCTGTTGCGGCGGGATGATCACCGAAGGAATGAAAAGAAGGAAATAGAGCGCCCATTTGGCAAAGCCCACAATTGTCCAGCTATGCATTGGCAAGAACATGCCGAGCAGGGCGGACAGACCGATCGTCGCGCCGGTCAGAAGCGGCGATGGTGGTTGATACCAGAAGCCCAGATAGCTCCACTGGGTGGATAGCTCGGCATAGGTCGTGATCAGGAACCAAGCATAGATGCCGCCTATCAAAGCCGTCACAAGGTGAAGCGCCGCCCTCGACGCTCCGGCCTTTTCCGTTCGAGCTTGCTCTTGCACCATCATTTCCTCGTGATCAGGCGGCGCATCACCGCCCGTCCTTTCAATAATCTGTCCGTCAACGCCTTATCGCTATCGAACAGATTGTGCGAGACAATGGGGGCATCGATCAGCGCTTTTAACTCGTCGATCGGCATTCCCAGCTTCTTTGCGACGAAACGCGTGTCGCGTTCGGCTTGCTTCTCGGTCGTGATCGGAACGCGCAATTCCTCCAGCGCCGCATCGCGTGTCAGTTGCCCCGCGACGATCAGCGAAGACAGGTGCAGCCGGCGCTTGTCGAAGCGCAGCTTGCGCGGAAGATAGACGTCCTGGTAGAATTTGGTGAAGCGACTTTCCGAATGCTTCGGGCCATAATCGCGCCAGCCATAAACGGCGCGTAATTCTTCCTGCGCCGCTTCCTTGTCATAATTGGTGAAATCGAGCGGCCGATAGCGTTTCGGCAGGCCGCGC contains these protein-coding regions:
- a CDS encoding glycosyltransferase family protein, with amino-acid sequence MTAVFQNFDIYPTYMDGVHARARSADYRTVLQELLDDRFVALHMLQPVLDGTGGSFAVGGDARSQRTWADAQGLGKDATPEAILLAQIEASGADIFYNMDPLRFGSDFVRKLPGSVKKAIAWRAAPSPGADFGAYDLIVCNFESILQSYRESGWNAAWFYPAFDPVMTDYRQAERPVDIVFVGTYSRHHRNRAQVIEALAKLQDRRSVRIHLQQSRMTRLAGTPLGLLPPLRGHRLPRPVAKVAQPPVFGRGLYAAFGGAKIVLNGAIDMSGNDRGNMRCWEALGCGALMLSDAGTYPPGMEEGVTMSSYRDVDDMLVQLDRLLEDEDRRRSIADAGAAMIADRYSKSRQWEDFVRLL
- the rfbB gene encoding dTDP-glucose 4,6-dehydratase is translated as MRIFVTGGAGFIGSALVRHLVAEGNYEVLNFDKLTYAGNPSTVASVADSPRYRFVQGDICDANAVRAAIASFQPDIITHLAAESHVDRSIDGPGAFIQTNLVGTFVLLSEARTYYEGLPEEARARFRFHHISTDEVYGSLGADGLFSEETPYDPRSPYSASKAGSDHLVSAWGHTFGLPVLITNCSNNYGPYHFPEKLIPLMIAQALAGRPLPVYGKGDQVRDWLYVDDHVRALQCVFERGVPGRTYNVGGGNEKQNVEVVRALCALLDAQRPRADGRSYAEQISFVADRPGHDKRYAIDASRIRSELGWEPRETFETGLAATVDWYLANEDWWQTLIRERDAVARRGVAN
- the rfbA gene encoding glucose-1-phosphate thymidylyltransferase RfbA, whose translation is MKGIILAGGSGTRLYPATLAINKQLLPVYDKPMIYYPLSVLMLAGIREILLVSSPEYLGNYQRLLGEGSEFGIEISYIEQPRPEGLAQAFTLGREFIGDSPAALVLGDNIFFGAQLIQLLRSAAGRESGATVFSYRVADPERYGVIELDARGRAVSLEEKPAQPKSHLAVTGLYFFDNRVVGFAEGLKPSARGELEITDLIQCYIDRDELFVEQMGRGYAWLDTGTHDSLMEAGEFVRTMQHRQGIQIACLEEIALMQGWISVETARAKGEALSKTEYGRAILQRVEEMV
- a CDS encoding glycosyltransferase, which gives rise to MNDTPAMVAPGSRVLHLAAVDYGGAGTAALRLHLAMRERGVASHMLVWESRSGATDVQAVGGLGWAALRRFAGRAWYRIASRRRYVFRDQRIHSLSRRRLAAIAAGVRPDLIVVHYISDFLDFDDVAVLQTLTGARVAFHPVDMGLLTGGCHYSWGCLRYRDGCGSCPALPARIGRDASARTLAQKVAATRTLDHIVVVPSAQLAKDAEGAAPFANSTFRRILIGVDPARLGLLDRAAARAALGLSTGGIYLLFGAQELTDPRKGMALLVDALASVAADGTLEGRQVALLLVGHSGDLGALDALGLPIHRLGYVAADTLAQAYCAADFFVCPSIEDSGPMMVNEAMMSGTPVVGFQIGVLPDLVVEGKTGALADTIDCAGLTAALSRVLAWDDVRRTEARETCRSHAIKHCSVDEQVRAFVDLAANRS